Proteins from a single region of Acidovorax sp. NCPPB 3576:
- a CDS encoding 3-oxoacid CoA-transferase subunit A, which yields MINKIADSVAQALSGIQDGATVLIGGFGTAGIPGELIDGLIEQGARDLTVVNNNAGNAETGLAALLKAGRVRKIICSFPRQVDSQVFDGLYRSGQLELELVPQGNLAERLRAAGAGIGAFFCPTGYGTELAKGKETREIGGRQYVLEYPIQGDVALIKAERGDRWGNLTYRMSARNFGPVMATAARRTVATVHEVVELGALDPEAVVTPGIYVSHVVRIDRVATEAGGFKKSA from the coding sequence ATGATCAACAAGATTGCGGATTCCGTGGCCCAGGCCCTGTCGGGCATTCAGGATGGCGCCACCGTGCTGATCGGCGGCTTCGGCACCGCCGGCATTCCCGGCGAACTGATCGACGGGCTGATCGAGCAGGGCGCGCGCGACCTCACCGTGGTCAACAACAACGCCGGCAACGCCGAGACGGGCCTGGCCGCGCTGCTCAAGGCCGGGCGGGTGCGCAAGATCATCTGCAGCTTTCCCCGCCAGGTGGACAGCCAGGTGTTCGACGGCCTGTACCGCTCCGGCCAGCTGGAACTGGAACTGGTGCCCCAGGGCAACCTGGCCGAGCGCCTGCGGGCGGCCGGGGCCGGCATCGGCGCCTTCTTCTGTCCCACGGGCTACGGCACGGAGCTGGCCAAGGGCAAGGAGACGCGCGAGATCGGCGGCAGGCAGTACGTGCTGGAGTACCCCATCCAGGGCGATGTGGCGCTGATCAAGGCCGAGCGGGGCGACCGCTGGGGCAACCTGACCTACCGCATGTCCGCCCGGAACTTCGGCCCGGTGATGGCCACTGCCGCGCGGCGCACCGTGGCCACGGTGCACGAGGTGGTGGAGCTGGGCGCGCTCGACCCCGAGGCTGTCGTCACGCCCGGCATCTACGTGAGCCACGTGGTGCGGATCGACCGCGTGGCCACCGAGGCCGGTGGCTTCAAGAAGTCGGCATGA
- a CDS encoding IclR family transcriptional regulator domain-containing protein, giving the protein MSDTPAETGDNPRPGDSYVQSFARGLEVIRSFSATAPQQTLSDVAARTGLTRAGARRILLTLQTLGYVESDGRLFRLTPRILDLGFAYLSSMPIWDLAEPTMEALVDQVHESCSAAVLDGSDIVYVLRVHTHKIMSTNLGVGSRLPAFWTSMGRVLLAGQPDADVVALLPKVPRQRLTPHTLLDDDALLAAVRQARAQGWCLINQELEEGLISVAAPLRNRAGETVAALNISGQANRTSAEMMQTELLPALLKAAEAISRTLGTRR; this is encoded by the coding sequence ATGAGCGATACCCCCGCGGAGACTGGTGATAACCCTAGGCCGGGCGACAGCTATGTGCAGTCGTTCGCCCGCGGGCTGGAGGTGATCCGCTCGTTCAGCGCCACCGCGCCGCAGCAGACCTTGAGCGACGTGGCGGCCCGCACGGGCCTCACGCGCGCCGGGGCGCGGCGCATCCTGCTCACCCTGCAGACGCTGGGGTACGTGGAGAGCGACGGGCGGCTGTTCCGGCTGACCCCGCGCATCCTGGACCTGGGCTTTGCCTACCTCTCGTCCATGCCGATCTGGGATCTGGCCGAGCCGACGATGGAAGCGCTGGTGGACCAGGTGCACGAATCCTGCTCGGCCGCCGTACTGGATGGCAGCGACATCGTCTATGTGCTGCGCGTGCACACCCACAAGATCATGAGCACCAACCTGGGCGTGGGCTCGCGCCTGCCCGCCTTCTGGACGTCGATGGGCCGCGTGCTGCTCGCCGGCCAGCCCGATGCCGACGTGGTCGCCCTGCTGCCGAAGGTGCCGCGCCAGCGGCTCACGCCCCACACCCTGCTGGACGACGACGCCCTGCTCGCCGCCGTGCGCCAGGCCCGCGCGCAGGGCTGGTGCCTGATCAACCAGGAACTGGAAGAGGGCCTGATCTCGGTCGCGGCGCCGCTGCGCAACCGGGCGGGGGAGACGGTGGCGGCGCTCAACATCAGCGGGCAGGCCAACCGGACCAGCGCCGAGATGATGCAGACCGAATTGCTGCCCGCCCTGCTCAAGGCCGCCGAAGCCATTTCGCGCACGCTGGGCACGCGCCGCTGA
- a CDS encoding methyl-accepting chemotaxis protein, whose amino-acid sequence MKNLKLGVRLGLGFGVVLLLMAIITGMSLVRLAEQDDGSQNVINDLYPKAAASQQLAYLTMDTARAVRNLIILPDEQAMAPHKASLDRNGPAGTAIIETLEKLADTAEERALIQDIKTQRAAYVAFSQEVAALGLQNQKDEARQLLFGPRFALQGTYLATLKKMVDLQEKNMQEGGAKTHAAYLSARMIVWAVALIAALLGAVCAFFITRSVTAPLQDAVDAADRVADGNLSVPIISQSRDETGALLTALQRMQTNLVQTVGTVRGNAESVATASAEIAQGNNDLSQRTEQQASALEETAASMEELGSTVRQNADNARQANQLAQDASDVAVKGGEVVNQVVDTMKGINDSSRKISDIISVIDSIAFQTNILALNAAVEAARAGEQGRGFAVVASEVRSLAGRSADAAKEIKNLISASVERVEQGTALVDQAGATMQEVVASIRRVTAIVGEISAASREQSDGVAQVGEAVVQMDQATQQNAALVEQSAAAASGLRVQADQLVQAVAVFKLAPGSDVAAPRPAVMASSASAPLSTPARQTAALPPRAAAAPRTAAKPAPTRLSAPAGKAPADKAPAAPRAPAQKPRSIPAPVTATASATAAPAAGGKHNADDWETF is encoded by the coding sequence ATGAAAAATCTCAAACTGGGCGTGCGCCTGGGCCTCGGCTTCGGCGTGGTGCTCCTGCTCATGGCAATCATCACCGGCATGAGCCTGGTTCGCCTGGCAGAGCAGGACGACGGGTCTCAAAACGTCATCAACGACCTGTATCCCAAAGCCGCGGCCAGCCAGCAACTGGCCTACCTCACCATGGACACGGCCCGCGCCGTGCGCAACCTCATCATCCTGCCCGATGAACAGGCCATGGCGCCCCACAAGGCGTCGCTGGACAGGAACGGCCCTGCGGGTACGGCGATCATCGAAACGCTGGAAAAGCTGGCCGACACCGCGGAAGAGCGCGCCCTCATCCAGGACATCAAGACCCAGCGCGCAGCCTACGTCGCATTCAGCCAGGAGGTGGCCGCACTCGGCTTGCAAAACCAGAAAGACGAAGCGAGGCAGCTTCTGTTCGGCCCCCGATTTGCCTTGCAGGGCACCTATCTGGCCACGCTGAAGAAGATGGTGGACCTTCAAGAAAAGAACATGCAGGAAGGTGGCGCAAAAACCCACGCCGCGTACCTCAGTGCCCGCATGATCGTCTGGGCCGTGGCGCTCATCGCCGCGCTGCTCGGCGCGGTCTGCGCCTTCTTCATCACCCGTTCCGTCACGGCCCCCTTGCAGGACGCCGTGGACGCCGCCGACCGCGTGGCCGACGGCAACCTGAGCGTGCCGATCATTTCCCAATCAAGGGACGAAACCGGTGCCCTGCTGACCGCCCTGCAGCGCATGCAGACCAACCTGGTTCAGACCGTGGGCACCGTGCGCGGCAATGCCGAGAGCGTGGCCACCGCCAGCGCGGAGATCGCCCAGGGCAACAACGACCTGAGCCAGCGCACCGAGCAGCAGGCCTCGGCCCTGGAAGAGACCGCCGCGTCGATGGAAGAACTGGGCAGCACCGTGCGCCAGAACGCCGACAACGCGCGCCAGGCCAACCAGCTCGCGCAGGATGCAAGCGACGTCGCGGTGAAGGGCGGCGAGGTGGTGAACCAGGTGGTGGACACCATGAAGGGCATCAACGACAGCTCGCGCAAGATCTCGGACATCATCTCCGTGATCGACAGCATCGCCTTCCAGACCAACATCCTGGCGCTGAACGCCGCCGTCGAAGCCGCCCGCGCGGGCGAGCAAGGCCGGGGCTTCGCCGTGGTGGCCAGCGAGGTGCGCAGCCTGGCCGGGCGCTCGGCCGATGCGGCCAAGGAAATCAAGAACCTCATCAGCGCCAGCGTGGAGCGCGTGGAGCAAGGCACGGCCCTGGTGGACCAGGCCGGCGCCACCATGCAGGAGGTGGTGGCCTCCATCCGCCGGGTGACCGCCATCGTGGGCGAGATCAGCGCGGCCAGCCGCGAGCAAAGCGATGGCGTCGCGCAGGTCGGCGAAGCCGTGGTGCAGATGGACCAGGCCACCCAGCAGAACGCCGCGCTGGTCGAACAAAGCGCTGCCGCCGCCTCGGGCCTGCGGGTGCAGGCCGACCAGCTGGTTCAGGCCGTGGCCGTGTTCAAGCTGGCCCCCGGCAGCGACGTAGCCGCACCGCGCCCCGCGGTGATGGCATCGTCCGCCTCCGCCCCCCTGTCCACGCCGGCTCGCCAAACCGCCGCCCTTCCCCCACGGGCTGCCGCAGCGCCCCGGACAGCGGCCAAGCCCGCACCCACCCGCCTGTCGGCCCCCGCCGGCAAAGCGCCAGCAGACAAAGCCCCCGCGGCGCCCCGGGCACCAGCCCAGAAGCCGCGATCCATCCCTGCGCCTGTCACCGCCACGGCCTCCGCCACGGCGGCACCGGCAGCGGGCGGCAAGCACAACGCCGATGACTGGGAGACCTTCTGA
- a CDS encoding DUF1841 family protein produces the protein MFNPSQADVRRFFCAVYAKSQAGQPMEAIETLASLWIAEHPEYHADLVDVDAALARNYDETPDRTNPFLHLSMHLSISEQCSIDQPRGIRQAVELLAARKDSLLDAHHAAMECLGQMLWESQRSGRPPDGDAYVACVQRRATQD, from the coding sequence ATGTTCAATCCGTCCCAAGCCGATGTGCGGCGTTTTTTCTGCGCCGTGTACGCCAAATCCCAGGCCGGCCAGCCCATGGAAGCCATCGAGACCCTCGCGAGCCTGTGGATCGCGGAGCACCCCGAGTACCACGCCGATCTGGTCGATGTGGATGCGGCCCTGGCCCGCAACTACGACGAGACACCGGACCGAACCAACCCCTTCCTGCATCTGTCCATGCACCTGTCGATCAGCGAGCAGTGCAGCATCGACCAGCCGCGGGGCATCCGCCAGGCCGTCGAACTGCTGGCCGCGCGCAAGGATTCGCTGCTCGATGCACACCACGCCGCCATGGAATGCCTGGGGCAGATGCTGTGGGAAAGCCAGCGCTCCGGCCGCCCGCCCGATGGCGATGCCTATGTCGCCTGCGTGCAGCGGCGCGCTACCCAGGATTGA
- a CDS encoding bifunctional diguanylate cyclase/phosphodiesterase, with protein MRRWQISLRTAIAIPFAVLFAATVALHAFTQQRQIGHLIDQESVRLLDAVTITARDRLSRFLSRPFEIQRDIADAIGRHGLYQPGDMRRIHEHLRAVFDALYRDERQISLLGFGSRDGEYAGMRREADGFRLILKDRSTEGLMHVYQSGTPDAVSASFRGYDPRVRPWYAPVAQSGRSGWSPIYTTAGERADVTISAASAVIAGGQMVGVMEADVRLDTLNQFLREDPLRGQGHIFILDTDQRLVAQSEGGSVLSEQPAARGGERERLTAGLSASAPIRAAAAALPRTRSDGGIDFQFAHNGERYFARVTPFTQQPGIDWRIVVLLPESDLLGDTRVISRRSIFAAAAIALLGLLLGLWAVQRVARPILLTADAANRLSRGDWEPGLLPHTSALRETTTLIQAFNQMADRLRQSFQQMREQLLSDPLTRLLTRRGLLEKADWKPQRWAVLSLVGLDAFRAINDSVGFGTGDRLMQAIAERMRQHLPATVLMARLGGDEFALLHLDGQAVAEDTIGKAVLGLFSTPFSVGADEVMLNASVGVVAGSLAGEHLAEWLRNGSIALGEAKRRGRNQCVVFEPGMVEQSMERTRLAIELRQALEKSQFIVHYQPVIDLASGRVTGAEALVRWSSPTRGLVPPGTFIPIAEESDLILALGDWVLRAATQAIAVQLPRLPERFDLHVNVSARQLIQSDFPATLQQVLRDSGLPPDHLTLELTESVLIEDDGVTQARLAAIRALGVKVAIDDFGTGYSSLAYLSRLPFDCLKIDQRFVRNLLHSPQDAAIVTAVLNIAQGFGVAVVAEGVETEGEARQLRAMGCAQAQGYYFGRPAPLESMALSPRE; from the coding sequence ATGCGCCGGTGGCAGATTTCGCTGCGCACCGCCATTGCCATTCCGTTCGCCGTGCTGTTCGCGGCCACCGTGGCGCTGCACGCCTTCACCCAGCAGCGGCAGATCGGCCATCTGATCGACCAGGAAAGCGTGCGGCTGCTGGATGCCGTGACGATCACCGCCCGGGACCGGCTGTCGCGCTTTCTTTCGCGGCCCTTCGAAATCCAGCGCGACATCGCCGACGCGATCGGCCGCCACGGCCTCTACCAGCCGGGCGACATGCGGCGCATCCACGAACACCTGCGCGCCGTGTTCGACGCCCTGTACCGCGATGAGCGCCAGATCAGCCTGCTGGGTTTCGGCAGCCGCGACGGCGAATACGCCGGCATGCGCCGCGAGGCGGATGGCTTTCGGCTCATCCTGAAGGACCGCTCCACCGAAGGGCTCATGCACGTGTACCAGAGCGGCACGCCCGACGCAGTGTCGGCCTCGTTCCGCGGCTACGACCCGCGCGTTCGCCCCTGGTACGCCCCCGTGGCGCAGTCCGGCCGCTCCGGCTGGTCGCCGATCTACACCACCGCCGGGGAGCGTGCCGATGTGACCATTTCCGCCGCCTCCGCCGTGATCGCCGGCGGCCAGATGGTGGGCGTGATGGAGGCCGACGTGCGCCTGGACACGCTCAACCAGTTCCTGCGCGAGGACCCTTTGCGCGGGCAAGGCCACATCTTCATCCTGGACACCGACCAGCGGCTGGTGGCGCAGTCCGAGGGCGGCTCGGTGCTGTCGGAGCAGCCTGCTGCGCGCGGGGGAGAGCGCGAGCGGCTCACCGCCGGACTGAGCGCCAGCGCGCCGATCCGCGCCGCCGCTGCCGCCCTGCCCCGCACCCGATCCGACGGGGGCATCGATTTCCAGTTCGCGCACAACGGCGAACGCTATTTCGCCCGCGTCACCCCGTTCACCCAGCAGCCTGGCATCGACTGGCGCATCGTCGTGCTGCTGCCCGAATCCGACCTGCTGGGCGACACGCGCGTGATCAGCCGCCGGTCCATCTTCGCTGCGGCCGCCATCGCACTGCTCGGGCTGCTGCTGGGGCTGTGGGCGGTGCAGCGCGTGGCGCGCCCCATATTGCTCACAGCCGACGCCGCCAACCGCCTGTCGCGTGGCGACTGGGAGCCGGGCCTGCTGCCCCACACCAGCGCCCTGCGCGAGACCACCACCCTCATCCAGGCCTTCAACCAGATGGCCGACCGCCTGCGCCAGTCGTTCCAGCAGATGCGCGAGCAGTTGCTGAGCGACCCGCTCACCCGCCTGCTGACCCGGCGCGGCCTGCTGGAGAAAGCCGACTGGAAACCCCAGCGCTGGGCCGTGCTCAGCCTGGTGGGGCTGGATGCCTTTCGCGCCATCAACGACAGCGTGGGCTTCGGCACCGGCGATCGGCTGATGCAGGCCATCGCCGAACGGATGCGCCAGCACCTGCCTGCCACCGTGCTCATGGCGCGGCTGGGTGGCGACGAATTCGCGCTGCTGCACCTGGACGGCCAGGCCGTGGCGGAAGACACCATCGGCAAGGCGGTGCTGGGCCTGTTCTCCACACCGTTCTCCGTCGGGGCGGACGAGGTCATGCTCAATGCCTCGGTCGGGGTCGTCGCCGGTTCCCTGGCAGGCGAGCATCTGGCGGAATGGCTGCGCAACGGCAGCATCGCGCTGGGCGAGGCCAAGCGCCGCGGCCGCAACCAGTGCGTGGTGTTCGAGCCCGGCATGGTCGAGCAGTCGATGGAGCGCACGCGCCTGGCCATCGAACTGCGCCAGGCGCTGGAGAAAAGCCAGTTCATCGTGCACTACCAGCCCGTGATCGACCTGGCCAGCGGCCGGGTCACGGGTGCGGAGGCGCTGGTGCGGTGGAGCAGCCCCACGCGCGGGCTGGTGCCGCCCGGCACGTTCATCCCCATCGCCGAAGAATCCGACCTCATCCTGGCGCTGGGCGACTGGGTGCTGCGCGCCGCCACCCAGGCCATTGCAGTCCAGCTGCCCCGCCTGCCGGAGCGCTTCGACCTCCATGTGAACGTGTCGGCGCGGCAGCTCATCCAGTCGGACTTTCCCGCCACGCTGCAGCAGGTACTGCGCGACAGCGGGCTGCCCCCGGACCACCTCACGCTGGAGCTGACCGAATCGGTGCTGATCGAAGACGACGGCGTGACGCAGGCACGCCTGGCCGCCATCCGCGCGCTGGGCGTGAAGGTCGCCATCGACGATTTCGGCACCGGCTATTCCTCGCTGGCCTACCTGAGCCGGCTGCCCTTCGACTGCCTCAAGATCGACCAGCGCTTCGTGCGCAACCTGCTGCATTCGCCCCAGGACGCGGCCATCGTGACCGCCGTGCTCAACATCGCCCAGGGGTTCGGCGTGGCCGTGGTGGCCGAAGGCGTGGAAACCGAAGGCGAGGCCCGGCAACTGCGCGCCATGGGCTGCGCCCAGGCGCAGGGCTACTACTTCGGCAGGCCGGCACCGCTGGAAAGCATGGCCCTGTCCCCGCGGGAGTGA
- a CDS encoding c-type cytochrome codes for MNKKLTTIFALAVACVTAVSQAQETKGDAKAGQGKIAMCIGCHGIPGYQASFPEVHKVPMISGQGERYIAAALNAYKKGERKHPTMRGIADSLTDQDIADVSAYYAAQVREGANLPAKPTREPSVQVAQLLQKGACVSCHGENFAKPIDPSYPKISGQHADYLFVALKSYKADPNNAHLGRSNAVMAGIAKQFTNAELKALAGYIGSLDGELQVVPQSRFR; via the coding sequence ATGAACAAGAAGTTGACCACGATATTCGCCCTGGCTGTCGCTTGCGTGACCGCGGTTTCGCAGGCCCAGGAGACCAAGGGCGATGCCAAGGCGGGCCAGGGCAAGATCGCCATGTGCATCGGCTGCCACGGCATTCCGGGCTACCAGGCCAGCTTTCCCGAAGTGCACAAGGTGCCCATGATTTCGGGGCAGGGCGAGCGTTACATCGCTGCGGCCCTGAACGCCTACAAGAAGGGCGAGCGCAAGCACCCGACCATGCGTGGCATTGCCGACTCGCTCACCGACCAGGACATCGCCGATGTGTCCGCGTACTACGCGGCCCAGGTGCGCGAGGGCGCCAACCTGCCGGCAAAGCCCACGCGCGAGCCGAGCGTGCAGGTGGCGCAGCTGCTGCAAAAGGGCGCGTGCGTGTCCTGCCACGGCGAGAACTTCGCCAAGCCCATCGATCCTTCGTATCCCAAGATTTCAGGCCAGCATGCGGACTACCTGTTCGTGGCGCTCAAGTCCTACAAGGCCGACCCGAACAACGCGCACCTGGGCCGCTCCAACGCCGTCATGGCGGGCATTGCCAAGCAGTTCACGAATGCCGAGTTGAAGGCGCTGGCGGGCTACATCGGTTCGCTCGACGGCGAACTGCAGGTGGTGCCGCAGTCGCGTTTTCGCTGA
- a CDS encoding AAA family ATPase, with translation MKFQGSQSYVATQDLMLAVNAAITLQRPLLVKGEPGTGKTMLAEEVSRELGLPLLQWHIKSTTKAQQGLYEYDAVSRLRDSQLGDADSSERVKDIRNYIVQGVLWQAFTADQPVALLIDEIDKADIEFPNDLLREIDRMEFYCYETRELIRAKHRPLVFITSNNEKELPDAFLRRCFFHYIKFPEAETMRKIVDVHFPKLKSELLAVAMKTFYDVRGLPGLKKKPSTSELIDWLKLLVAEDIPLEALQSADHKVAVPPLVGALLKNEQDVGLFEKLVFMNQRNR, from the coding sequence ATGAAATTCCAAGGCTCACAGAGTTACGTTGCCACCCAGGACCTGATGCTCGCGGTGAATGCGGCCATCACCTTGCAGCGCCCGCTGCTCGTCAAGGGCGAGCCCGGCACCGGCAAGACCATGCTGGCCGAAGAGGTCTCGCGCGAGCTGGGCTTGCCGCTCCTGCAGTGGCACATCAAGTCCACCACCAAGGCGCAGCAGGGTCTGTATGAATACGACGCCGTGAGCCGCCTGCGCGACAGCCAGCTGGGCGACGCCGACAGCAGCGAGCGCGTGAAGGACATCCGCAACTACATCGTGCAGGGCGTGCTGTGGCAGGCCTTCACCGCCGACCAGCCCGTGGCGCTGCTGATCGACGAGATCGACAAGGCCGACATCGAATTCCCGAACGACCTACTGCGCGAGATCGACCGCATGGAGTTCTACTGCTACGAGACGCGCGAACTGATCCGCGCCAAGCACCGGCCGCTGGTCTTCATCACGTCCAACAACGAAAAGGAATTGCCCGACGCGTTCCTGCGCCGCTGCTTCTTCCACTACATCAAGTTCCCCGAGGCCGAGACGATGCGCAAGATCGTCGATGTGCACTTTCCCAAGCTCAAGAGCGAACTGCTCGCCGTGGCGATGAAGACGTTCTACGACGTGCGCGGCCTGCCGGGCCTCAAGAAAAAGCCGTCCACCAGCGAACTCATCGACTGGCTCAAGCTGCTCGTGGCCGAAGACATTCCGCTCGAAGCCCTGCAAAGCGCCGACCACAAGGTGGCCGTGCCGCCGCTGGTGGGCGCCCTGCTCAAGAACGAACAGGACGTGGGCCTGTTCGAGAAGCTGGTCTTCATGAACCAGCGCAACCGATGA
- a CDS encoding GNAT family N-acetyltransferase, with translation MAFVEPVTLRDRGIRLEPLALSHEEGLRAAAADGALWTLRITSVPEPQDVRAYIETALAGREQGHRFAFAVVQEDTGKVLGTSSYHDIVPAVKRVEIGFTWYARSVQRTHVNTTCKLLLLGHAFDTLGCHVVGWRTDNYNFASQRAIERLGAKKDGVLRGHALRRDGTIRDTVMYSMRSGEWPEARAQLLYLLQQHALVE, from the coding sequence ATGGCTTTCGTCGAACCCGTCACCCTGCGCGATCGCGGCATCCGCCTGGAGCCGCTCGCGCTGTCGCATGAAGAGGGCTTGCGCGCCGCGGCCGCCGATGGTGCGCTGTGGACGCTGCGAATCACCTCCGTGCCCGAGCCGCAGGACGTGCGCGCCTACATCGAGACCGCCCTGGCCGGCCGCGAGCAAGGCCACCGTTTCGCCTTCGCCGTGGTGCAGGAAGACACCGGCAAAGTGCTGGGCACCAGCAGCTACCACGACATCGTGCCGGCCGTGAAGCGCGTGGAGATCGGCTTCACCTGGTACGCCAGGAGCGTGCAACGCACGCACGTCAACACCACGTGCAAGCTGCTGCTGCTGGGCCATGCCTTCGACACGCTGGGCTGCCACGTGGTGGGCTGGCGCACCGACAACTACAACTTCGCCTCGCAGCGCGCCATCGAGCGCCTGGGCGCCAAGAAGGACGGTGTGCTGCGCGGCCACGCGCTGCGCCGCGACGGCACCATCCGCGACACGGTGATGTACAGCATGCGCTCGGGCGAATGGCCGGAAGCCCGCGCCCAGTTGCTATATCTTTTGCAGCAGCACGCCCTAGTGGAATAA
- a CDS encoding vWA domain-containing protein → MLIDFFYTLRAGQLPVSVKEYLTLLEALQAGVVGPNSDDAWSLDDFYHLARTVLVKDEKHFDKFDRAFGAYFKGVEMVADFRKDIPADWLRKLLERELTPEQKAAIEKMGWDELMETLRKRLEEQKERHEGGNKWIGTGGTSPFGHGGYNPQGVRIGGAGKNKSAVKVWDQRAYKDYDDTQELGTRNIKVALRRLRKFAREGHEMELDLPDTIRSTAANAGYLDIKMVPERHNNVKVLLLMDVGGTMDEHVQRVEELFSAVKTEFKHLEFYYFHNCVYDFMWKNNRRRFAEKFPTWDIIRKYNKDYKLIFVGDATMSPYEILQPGGSVEYDNEEAGAEWLQRLIHAFPRFAWINPEPQGVWQYRQSIGIIQQIVGQRMYPLSLKGLEETMRLLSK, encoded by the coding sequence ATGTTGATCGACTTCTTCTACACCCTGCGCGCCGGCCAGTTGCCGGTGTCGGTGAAGGAATACCTCACGCTGCTGGAGGCCCTGCAGGCCGGCGTGGTGGGCCCGAACTCGGACGATGCCTGGAGCCTGGACGACTTCTACCACCTCGCGCGCACCGTGCTCGTGAAGGACGAGAAGCACTTCGACAAGTTCGACCGGGCTTTCGGCGCCTATTTCAAGGGCGTGGAGATGGTGGCCGACTTCCGCAAGGACATCCCCGCCGACTGGCTGCGCAAGCTCCTGGAGCGCGAGCTCACGCCCGAGCAGAAGGCCGCCATCGAGAAGATGGGCTGGGACGAGTTGATGGAGACGCTCAGGAAGCGCCTGGAAGAGCAGAAGGAACGCCACGAGGGCGGCAACAAGTGGATCGGCACGGGCGGCACCAGCCCCTTCGGCCACGGCGGCTACAACCCGCAGGGCGTGCGCATCGGCGGCGCCGGCAAGAACAAGAGCGCCGTCAAGGTGTGGGATCAGCGCGCCTACAAGGACTACGACGACACGCAGGAACTGGGCACGCGCAACATCAAGGTGGCGCTGCGGCGGCTGCGCAAGTTCGCGCGCGAAGGGCACGAGATGGAGCTGGATCTGCCAGACACCATCCGCAGCACGGCGGCCAACGCGGGATACCTGGACATCAAGATGGTCCCCGAGCGCCACAACAACGTGAAGGTGCTGCTGCTGATGGACGTGGGCGGCACAATGGACGAGCACGTGCAGCGCGTGGAAGAACTGTTTTCCGCGGTCAAGACGGAGTTCAAGCACCTGGAGTTCTACTACTTCCACAACTGTGTGTACGACTTCATGTGGAAGAACAACCGCCGCCGCTTCGCCGAGAAGTTTCCGACCTGGGACATCATCCGCAAGTACAACAAGGACTACAAGCTCATCTTCGTGGGCGATGCCACCATGAGCCCCTACGAGATCCTGCAGCCCGGCGGCAGCGTGGAATACGACAATGAAGAGGCCGGCGCCGAGTGGCTGCAGCGCCTGATCCATGCCTTTCCCCGGTTCGCCTGGATCAACCCCGAGCCCCAGGGCGTGTGGCAGTACCGGCAAAGCATCGGCATCATCCAGCAGATCGTGGGCCAGCGCATGTACCCGCTGTCGCTCAAAGGGCTGGAAGAGACCATGCGCCTGCTGTCCAAATAA